The region tttctattctaaaCATAAGCATTTGAGTTCGGGGTGAGTtcggggtggggtggggggtgTCCAGTATGATCATTTTAAGACTGTGCTTGTATGATCACAATacaattcatttttgtttgtgtgtatgtacagGAGTTAATGCTCCTTAGCAATTAAACCATTAGACGAGGCATTTAGAGGTGCTTTCAGTTCATGACGGTGTTGTTATCGTTgactaaaactactaaaaaacatttttgttaattgaaataaagctaaaataaaatctaactaTTAGATGacaaatttaaacttttaaagtactaaaattactaactgaaataaaaaataaattaaaaccatttagaaaatattttaaaagaaaataataaaatgacaaagcaatttaactaaaattaaaattaaaaatataattctaaagctgaattaaaaactataatagaatataaataatactaaaacaatcATTGATTCTTAAAGAGTGTTTCTCATTTACTGGTTTCATTATAGTTAATAATTTAGGACAATCTGGATGATACAGGATTCATAGCAAAACAACTTGCATACAATTTATAGACTATTTTTGATAGTCTATAGGCTTCTCAAAGTGATTTTCCGTGGTAATTAACAGTGTGCCACAGATGGCGTCATTACAGCTTACCTCGTATTGAACCAGGAACATTCTTTGGAATGAATGGCAGCTTTGTTTTGCTTGAGGGTGGAGATTTAGAGGTTGTGCATTTGTCTTAACATTTTAACTACTTGGAAGCAACCTATTatgaattcaaattaaattcagCTTAGCAAGTAGAGACGCAAAAAGGACGGAGGTCAAATGTCTATTCCCACAGTCAAATTTCATACAGCACATCGGGTCCTCCTTTAAACCGTCATTAATTCAACATCctaaaacaattttataaaGATGATTATATAAACTCCGTCAGTGTCTAAATGTCAAAACCAAGTGTAAATGTTACTGTTTGCCCTGTGTTTCTAGATAGCGCTGTGCTGCTGTAAGTGTGTCCTGTAAGTCCTGGTGTTTTGCCAGCTTGCAGGCTTCTTCTAGTTTGGTCCAGCGGTAATCCTGGTGTTCGTCTGAGAGAACGACCTGTGTGTTTGGGTCACGCAGCTCAGCCAACCAATAGAGGACCTCTTTGTCCTTTCCTCGGACCTGATAGTGCAACCTCTGTAGGAAGCCATCAACCATACGCAGGTGATCTTTACCTAAACCCGCTTCCTCCTGAGTCTCTCTCAAGGCGGTGGTGAAGTCGTCCTCTCCAGGGTCAACGTGACCTTATGGGGGCAGGATAATGTTATTCTTTCAGATACTAAGAAATTGAAGATAGCCACACGTCTTCAACTGATTTGTTGCTGATAGGTCATGTGACTTACCTACCAGTATTTGTGGCATTTTTCTAATTACATTTAGTTTATAAATGCTTTACAGACTCATTTTCTGTGTGTAGCAATAAGCATTGTTTTGAAAATAAGCCataatattcttttaaatgGGCAGGTCTAAAGtggttcaaaaagaaattgaGAGTTAAATGAGTTGAATACAGGAAAAGCATCATAAGAAGCTGTGAGATGCACCTTTGGGTGGTGTCCAGTGATGTTCCCCGTAGGATGTCTGCAGCAGCAGGAACTCTATATTATCAGGGGGAGGCTTCTGGACCAAACGTCGAAAAATGACAAATCCACATGCCCGCACTGCCATAACCTGGAAATACACAGCCTAGTAAAGCACATGCAACtttctattgtatttttagCATATAACAGGTTTTACTGtgcttttctaaaaaaaaaaaaaaaaagtgaatgataaatgtgtaaaatacaaacaaatgctTAAGTCTTCATTAAACTGATACATAATTTGAGATGTTTGAAAAGGTCTATCAtagcttatttattttgtagataTATAGatgtaataattaaaacaccttgtataattaaatatattttattgcgtttttaaaatagataaatCCTATTTTGTAtacaattttatgtttatgtacaattatatttttttcagtggttAAAGATGCGTTGCAATGGTTAAGAAGGCCTATggtttatataattttgtacaaattttatatgtaatatttatttggagaatgttttgtttaatatttttatttagtttttaataatataaagcGTCTGGCAAAGCACATGCAACTATAGAGGTTAAACTATGCTTTCTAAAAAGACATAACATATCATATACCATTTGCAAAATACCTgaaactactatttttttttttacttcttatTTGCAGAAACCCTGACAGTAAAGGCTGGTCTTAGCAGGTCTGTctgtttgctggttttaaatAGGTTTCAAAGTctacttcactgtcactttagCACATCGCATGATAATGGATAAAAAACGAAAGTGTTCCTTCAAGAAACAACAGTAACTTAGACAGTTTGGGAACACAACTTGCAAACCAGCTGGTTTAAGAGGGTTTTCCAACAGGAAATGTCAACTACAAGTCTTTTGAAAGCGTTTTAAGTTGTTTAAATACAAATTGTGGGTTGGAAATGCTAATGAATGAAACTGGACTCACTTATATGTGTAACATGCCTGGACTTCCGGTTTCTAGACAATATAAAGTTAGCAGGCTAACACCATTCATTAGCTGCTCTTTAGCTATAGCTTAAGATGAAATCATTTCACTTACGTCTAGCCGGTAATGATTCAATGTTCCTTTTTGTTTAGAACAGATGCGACATAACCTGGCACATTAATAAACTAATAAGAGCGCAGTATGCAGGCTACtttctgtttcttcttcttctttcctTTATTGGCAACCGCACTTAATAGTGCATTACTGCCATCATCAGGTAGCTTGGATCACAAACATTTCCATTCTGTATCCTTATTTAACCTTCAGATATACTTTCCCTTCTACCCATAACTTAAACCTCTTTTTATGTACTTATCCTACATTCTCTTCATTAAACCTGTATTATTCAGAAACTGAAACAACACATTAACCGTACTATTTCCTATATCCGAGTCTATTCTTTAATGTTAACTCTTTCCCTTTATTTTTCCATACTTCTTCTCTTAGCACTTCTCTTTCTTCATCATAACCCTTACAATTAATAATCACATGTTCTACAGTTTCACTCTGTCCACATTTCTCACACAATCTCGTTGGATGTGTATTGTTTTTCTACCTTTTCCCACTTTCTTTTGTATTGCATATAAATTTCTCCCTTTAATGTCATTATCCCAATGCTGTTGCCACTTTTTAATCACTTTCTCTTTAATTGCAGATTTTATTTCTGCGTAACTGCTGCGCAAAGATGATGTTGAAGAGTACGCAGTGATAGTCGCTCTCTGATTGGTTCCTTCAATGgtaatttaaataatagtaGTCTATACACTTTATCGTTTGTTATAATCTATTGTTATAACAGATATAAAATGATGATGGGTTGGACTTtataatgtgtaaaaaaaaaaaaaagtatttacaaaTAATTGGATAGATGGGCAAATTACAATCATATGCAACTTTATAAAACCTCCTTTTGATATCAGAGAAATCgtaatgtaatgtattaatgCGTCAGTTAGTGGTGTGTCATTCAGTTTTATACATTAAACAAAGATAATGTTAAACGCACAGAGAGGGTCCTGACCTGGGGGCTGATAGGGCTGAAGGCAGCAGCCGGTGTGCTCGAGATAACGAAATCCTCTGCTGACTAGAACGAACTTAAACCATTCACGACGCACATTTCACAAGATTCACAACGACCTGGAACAGGACAAGGTAAAACTGCTTAAAATATTTGCTCTGCGATGTGCATTTATGTCGATATGTAAAGTTAAAAGGctaattttaaaacaagttttaaatACTGGAGCATTTTGTCTTTAGTAAACGTATTTGATACGTGACAGTGTTTGATAATTTGATACACGTGACAGAAGGCCTAGCTGAGTTATCTTATCATAATTAACTTTTTAGTATTATATTTGTAATTCCTTTAATAtagaaaatactgttttatataaaattatatattattacattttaattctgtatattttataCTATTTGTAACTCGTTGGTTTATAAATTGCTTGTTTATATAATCGTATACAAACACTGAGTAACTAGACATATGAATGATATGACTTCTGTTTGAAGTTTATGTAATTTTACAACATGTATGTAaaaggtttatgtatatgtacaagCATATTGcttaatttaaacttaaaaacaaaattatttgatATATACGTTGAGCATAAAATAAGATTCTTtttcttatattaacatttaagaagatatagaaaatatagatattttgaagaatgaggGTAACCAAAGAGTTTCTGGTCCTCATTGACTTCCAtgtatggaaaaataaaaatactatcaATGACGTGAcgtcaatggggaccagaaactgtttggttacccacattcttcaaaacagcttcttttgtgttcaacagaagaaagaaattcatacaagtttggaacaactcgagagtgagtaaattatgacagaattttcatttttgggttttcCTTCATGGCTTATTTTCAAACACCTGCTAAGTTTTAAGCTGAGGGACAAGAACcaagaacaatgcatttatgtaACGTAAGCACCTTCATTTAGGTGGATgatattcatataacattatatttatattttcacagaAGACATAATTAAACCACACCACATCCATGGATGAAAACAAGCCTTCTCGTATGTATTTTATTGGCAAGAAAGAAGATCTTGTTCAGGCCAAGAGAACGAATGTGACTCTGGATGGAAGAGACATTCttattatatatcataaaaGAACTTTCTATGCAATGGACCTGCAGTGTTACCGTGAGTAGCATGAAAAGCATCTTTGCTTATTTCTCTGCACTAGAGGGAGACAGAGTAACAGATTTAGCACTGTAAGATTGCTGTTGCGGATATGTGCCAAGTACAATTCCAGAGGCAAAGGCCCAGACTCAAAAAGGCATTTGCTCGAGTCAGCTTAGTGTATATGTTTGCtaatgacacttttttttgttttatttgttacagATGCCGGCAGTAGTTTAGAGCCCGGAGATATTGAGGTAAAGCCATTTCTGCTGAAGCAGAACTCATTCAGTGATCCATAAATGCACTTGACACACTTTGTTACCTCTCATGTGAACTCTGACCCCATTTAATGTTTCATGCACAGGAAATCAACAACAAGCTCTGTATTGTGTGCCCAAAGCACAAGTATAAGATCACTCTGGCAGAAGGTGAAGGGTTATACAGGGCCACCAACCCTGCAGAGAAAGTCCCAACTCCACGGTGGTATTCCAAAGGCATAAAGCAGAGAGTGCACAAAGTGACAGAAGTAGACGAAGACATCTTTGTGACGTTGTCCAACTGCCCCGGGTGGATTGAGTCAGACTATTATCAGACTGAGAAGGGCAGGGCAGAACTGAGAAAAGCACAGGAGTCTGAGGATGGAGAAGCAGACGTGAATGCAGATGAAGACGTTTAGTCTGGCAGCAACAATGAGACGAGAGCTTCAGGGATCCTAAGGGAACTGCATATATTAAGATTGATGATTTCAGAGTCAGTCGGTATGAGTAAAACTGCGATTTGACATCATGAATCAAAATAATGTCATAGCCCTTTTTCTTTCAGCTCATTTTGTTAggttttgcaaaaataaaatccttaaatttgaaaaaataaaaatcttaaaatgtgcattttcaagaattatatatatatatatatatatatatatatatatatatatatatatatataaaatttcacttatttaaaataaataattaaatatatgtaatatataatattattatttaaagtagTCACgttttacattcatgcatttggcagatgctttaaTTCAAAGCGACTTATGCTGCATTCAAGGTATACATTTTTCAAGCATACAATTTTCAAGCAGTGAGCTCATATTGACATTGAGATGTCTCCAATAATGTCTACTTTTGAATACATTTCCATTAAATACCTAGTTGATTCTTGCGCAAACATTTAACTCggcattcatttattatttcttaGATGAAATATTCTGGAGACAGTGACCATCAACTTCAAGCGTAGCAGAAAGAGTAAATGGAAAAGTGCCAGAAATTAGACAATTGTGGCATACatcatatttcattttcagattgcaaatcatttgatttgttTGGCTCCTGTGTGCTGAGAAATCCATCGAAATTGTGTACTTATATGAGAGcaagattatttgatgaatggaaagttcaaaagtcgcatgtatttaaaaaagttaaattataaTTGTCTTTACTGCCATAAATTTAATGcgttcttgctgaataaaagtattaatttctttcaaaaaaaattactgaccccaaacttttgattggtatttattaatttgtcatGTAATAAGGTCCTAATCAGTTGTTGTGATAATGTCTGACTGCAGTGTGCTGAGTATGTGAAATTTATTAAATGATCCAGATTTATCGATTATGAATCTATTTAGCTGAGAGCAGCATCTCAAAACGGTGCATGCTTGTTTAACCTTGGTTTATCTCTTACACTTGGAACAAAGAAAGGACAAGAAAATACTTTGATAAGCATCTTGACTCAGTGTGCAAACTAGATAGCCAGATATCCATTTATGCCTTCCCCAACTACACTTCAGTGCGGACTCAACTGGAAAAAAGTCCCAAAGCTCAACGGTACAGTTACTGTAATGTAATATCTTCCTTAAATATGGCCTGTTGTCATTCAATGGCTCTGAATGGACTGTTATTCTCATTCACAATGAGGAATAATGTGTGTAGTTTGTGTAAGATCAGAAGTTAGACTTCCCTGTAGAGTGGTTGTGATCTCTGGGCCAAGAGTGTACACGAGGGGCACGTGATTGTGCATTGGAGTAGAAATAAGATTCTGCATGGCAGATGACCTACAGTAACCCATCCTgccctttaaaaacaaatgttctgAATGGTACGCCAACCAAGCAGCACCTAAAATAGCATATACACCTCTCAGCAGTGCTTTTAAAACGTgcctgttttattatttatttcagccTGTTGACAAACAGAAATAGTTTATTTTAGCCTGTAGAGCAAAAAGGACTGGCAGGAGAAATCCTCCGATAACACAGTCCTACATCTTGAAAAAGAATTCTTCTGATTTGCAAAAAAAGCCTAATATTACCTAATTTGATGATGCTGAGTATAAAAATATCAGTAAAAAAATTCTATCGTGCACAGTGTCATTTTGGCCTCTTGTTGTTCAAATTATAATCAGCTAGAGTGCACTTTAAAGCAACTGGGTGTATTTTTGCGACTTTGGAGCCCCTTTCAGTTCAGTGAGTTGAATTAAGTGTGGTAAATATACCTCTGTTGTAATTACAGTGGATAGCTGCTGCCGTAAAGCAATccacactataaaaaaaaaaaaaaaagttgagccaacttaaaattttcgTACCCGCTCACCTAGAACAGACGTATGTGGGAAAGTTATGCAGAAACATAAGTATGCCatcagaattaaaataatataaaatagcaGTCAAATGTCTGTTTTGGTTTTGATGACAAAAAGGTGttatcaaaatgtataatttaactTACAATCTGAAAAGGAGTGGAGAAATATGTTCAATTGCTCCATTTAATGAATTTCACATAAACACAAGTTTTACTCCCTAAAAAATCGGTAATTTTCTGTtgccactgaattaaaaataaaaaaggaaattgagactttttatctcacaattttgtcTTGATTCTTGCAATTGTTCatttatatcccacaattctgaaGACTGAATTTTTcagataaactcagaattgcaagaagaaaaaaaaaactcaactaaagaataaaaaaatcacattttactttattattattattatttaatcctgtggcagaaacaagctttcaTATAATTCTaaccttaaaatataaaataatgtcttcAGATTCATTCATCACCTGAGAAATTGAACAAATAGTTGTAATGGCTCAGAAGAAGACAGGAATCATGTATTTATTGCAGTTTTTCTGGTGAGTATAATAGGGGACAACAAGACTTCTCCTTACAAATGACTGTCAAAAGTGAAATTGCTAACAAATGCACATCACATTTTGTGAGAATATATGACGTGACAGAGCAAAACAGCTACTGTTTTTGGAATCAACACCCCAAAATTAGTAAGAAACAAGTATTGGATTCCATTCAGCAAATA is a window of Onychostoma macrolepis isolate SWU-2019 chromosome 21, ASM1243209v1, whole genome shotgun sequence DNA encoding:
- the nudt2 gene encoding bis(5'-nucleosyl)-tetraphosphatase [asymmetrical], with amino-acid sequence MAVRACGFVIFRRLVQKPPPDNIEFLLLQTSYGEHHWTPPKGHVDPGEDDFTTALRETQEEAGLGKDHLRMVDGFLQRLHYQVRGKDKEVLYWLAELRDPNTQVVLSDEHQDYRWTKLEEACKLAKHQDLQDTLTAAQRYLETQGKQ
- the rfesd gene encoding Rieske domain-containing protein yields the protein MDENKPSRMYFIGKKEDLVQAKRTNVTLDGRDILIIYHKRTFYAMDLQCYHAGSSLEPGDIEEINNKLCIVCPKHKYKITLAEGEGLYRATNPAEKVPTPRWYSKGIKQRVHKVTEVDEDIFVTLSNCPGWIESDYYQTEKGRAELRKAQESEDGEADVNADEDV